Genomic segment of bacterium:
ACGTTTCTGGAACCTCGTCACCGCCACACTCGAAAACGTCGCAAAATCCGCGAACTGATTTTCGCAGTAAAGAAAGAGGAACGCAGAGATAAGAGGAACGCAGATTTTCGCTGATTAGTCGCTGATTTTCGCCGAGAACAATTTTTAATTTTTCCCCGCGAGAATCTGCGGTACATCTGCGAAAATCTGCGTTCCTCTTTTCTTGCGTTCCTCTTTTCTTGCCTTCCTCTTTTACTATCTGCGCAATCCCTTCCGGATGCTGGCAGACTGCGGATAAAACCGTATTTTACTACGCTGCTTTTTCGTATCGATCATCCGGAGGTTGTTTATGGCTATTGTTCTGGACGGTTCGAACCTGACTGTCGAGAAACTTGTAAAGATTGCGCGCCACAATGAACCCGTGGAACTGCATCCCGATGCGCTTGAGCGCATCAAGGTTTGCCGCGCGATGCTCGAGAAAAAAATTGCCGATCATGAAATCATGTACGGCATCAATACCGGGATCGGGGAGTTTTCAGAAGTCGTGTTGAACGACGAACAGGTCAAGGAATTTCAAAAATATCTGATCTACAACCATTCCGCAGGCATCGGAGATCCCGCGCCGGTGGAATATGTTCGCGGTGCGATGGCCGGACGCATTAACGTGCACGCGCACGGGAACAGTGGCTGCCGACCGGAAATCACGCAAACGCTGATTGCAATGCTCAACAAGGGTGTCACTCCAGTGGTCTGCCAGAAAGGCTCCGTCGGTGCCTCCGGTGACCTGGCACCGATGTCACAGGTCGCGCTGCTCATGATGGGCGAGGGTGAAGCCTGGTACAACGGCGAAAGAATGCCAGGTCGCCAGGCTCTCGAAGCGGCAGGCATTCCCATTCCCGGACTGGAGGCAAGAGACGGCCTCGCGACCATCAACGGCTCTAACCTGTTGACGGCAATGAGCGCCATTCACCTCTATGACATGAACCGGTGGTTGCAACAGGCAGAGATTGCCGCGGCAATGTCACTCGAAGCGCTGCTGGCAAATCTCAAGCCCTATGACAGCCGGCTGCACGAAGTCCGCGGTTTCGCCGGCGCCGTGCGGTCCGCAAATGCAATTGCACGTTGCATTAAGGGAAGCGACCTGCAAACCGGAAAGATGAAGGTCAAAGTACAGGATGCCTATTCGATGCGGTCCACACCGCAGGTTATCGGCGCCGCGCATGACGCCGTCGCACACGCCAAGGTACAGGTGGAAATCGAGCTCAACGGGGTTGGCGACAACCCGATTTTCTTCCCCGAAGAAAATCTGACCCTCACAGGTGCAAATTTCCAGGGTACGCCGGTTGCACTGCCGATGGACATGGCAGGCACAGCCATCACGATGGTCAGCGTACTCTCTGAGCGCCGTCTCAACCGGCTCCTCAATCCCGCACTGAGCGTCGGACTCCCATCCTTCCTCACCAAGGGCGCAGGCATGTTCTCAGGACTCATGCTCAGCCAGTACACGGCCGACAGTCTCATCGTCGAGCAGCGCATTCTTTCCATGCCCGCGTCGATTCAGTCGATCCCGGCCGCAGCTGATCAGGAAGACTTTGTCTCGATGGGTATGAACACCGCCATCAAGAACGCACAGATCCTCGACAACGCATACGGTGTGCTGGGCATTGAGTTCATGGCCGCAGCACAGGCGCTGGATTTCCGCGACTTCACCAACGGTACGGGTGTGCAGAAAGGCCGTGAAGTGGTGCGCAGACATGTCGATCATCTCGACATCGACAGACCCCTTTACCCCGACCACACCAAAATGAAAGAGGTCGTTCGCAGCTGCGAAATCCTGGACGAGGTACTTGACGCCATAAAAGAATAGCAGGCGTGCGTCCCGCGACGTAACCGTGTGACGCTGTCTTCGTGTTTCCTCAGAGCCGCCCGGTCAGAAATTGATCGGCGGCTCTTTCTTTATTCCTTCCACAGTAAACGGACCGGACGCAGCGAGGAGAGCGCGTGCTTCATCGACCTTCTCCCAGACATTCCACAGCAGCACACCACGCACCTTTGCGTCTTCCAGGTAGTACACGATGCCTTCGCGGTACGGCTCCTTCCAG
This window contains:
- a CDS encoding aromatic amino acid ammonia-lyase encodes the protein MAIVLDGSNLTVEKLVKIARHNEPVELHPDALERIKVCRAMLEKKIADHEIMYGINTGIGEFSEVVLNDEQVKEFQKYLIYNHSAGIGDPAPVEYVRGAMAGRINVHAHGNSGCRPEITQTLIAMLNKGVTPVVCQKGSVGASGDLAPMSQVALLMMGEGEAWYNGERMPGRQALEAAGIPIPGLEARDGLATINGSNLLTAMSAIHLYDMNRWLQQAEIAAAMSLEALLANLKPYDSRLHEVRGFAGAVRSANAIARCIKGSDLQTGKMKVKVQDAYSMRSTPQVIGAAHDAVAHAKVQVEIELNGVGDNPIFFPEENLTLTGANFQGTPVALPMDMAGTAITMVSVLSERRLNRLLNPALSVGLPSFLTKGAGMFSGLMLSQYTADSLIVEQRILSMPASIQSIPAAADQEDFVSMGMNTAIKNAQILDNAYGVLGIEFMAAAQALDFRDFTNGTGVQKGREVVRRHVDHLDIDRPLYPDHTKMKEVVRSCEILDEVLDAIKE